From one Thalassospira lucentensis genomic stretch:
- a CDS encoding inositol monophosphatase, protein MDKITEIIREVSAEEIAPRFGQLEESDIDTKSHAMDLVTIADTEAERVLTRRFCDLLPGSVALGEEAAHADPKLPERVFSNNAPVWIIDPVDGTKNFAHHRQPFRCMVALYHGDETVAAWIIDPIEGSATVAEKGAGTLHNGTPVHVRSNIQVAKDAKGFLISFARDRIRRHYGHLDFFDEVAHYSCCGAEYQEIAQGLFDFCAYRNLKPWDHAPGTLLVREAGGVAKYITAAGSDEYHANGNAPGLLCASSPELWAEMNEILLPLFG, encoded by the coding sequence ATGGATAAGATTACCGAAATTATCCGCGAAGTATCGGCCGAGGAAATAGCACCACGCTTTGGCCAGTTGGAAGAAAGCGATATCGATACCAAGAGCCATGCCATGGACCTGGTGACAATCGCCGATACGGAGGCAGAACGGGTTCTGACAAGACGTTTTTGCGACCTTTTGCCTGGCAGTGTTGCGCTGGGTGAAGAGGCGGCCCACGCCGATCCAAAATTACCAGAACGTGTATTTTCCAATAATGCACCGGTCTGGATCATCGACCCTGTCGACGGGACCAAGAATTTTGCACATCATCGTCAGCCGTTTCGGTGCATGGTTGCCCTTTATCATGGCGATGAAACCGTCGCGGCCTGGATCATTGATCCAATTGAAGGTTCGGCAACAGTCGCGGAGAAAGGGGCAGGGACGCTCCATAACGGCACCCCTGTGCATGTTCGCTCAAACATTCAAGTGGCAAAAGATGCCAAGGGTTTCCTGATCTCGTTTGCCCGTGACCGTATCCGCAGGCATTACGGACATCTCGATTTCTTTGACGAGGTTGCCCACTATTCTTGCTGTGGGGCCGAATATCAGGAAATTGCCCAAGGGCTTTTTGACTTCTGTGCCTATCGCAACCTGAAACCATGGGATCATGCCCCCGGAACCTTGCTGGTGCGTGAGGCGGGTGGTGTTGCCAAATATATCACCGCAGCAGGATCAGATGAATATCACGCCAATGGCAATGCACCTGGGTTACTATGTGCATCATCGCCGGAACTTTGGGCAGAAATGAACGAGATTCTGCTACCTTTGTTCGGATAG
- the hflX gene encoding GTPase HflX, with protein sequence MIRASLRTKKIADESLTAGANGEDDSPRVLVFHPELKRADQAGSWRDASSRLEEAVSLTGALDFDVVGADVVPIAKTRPATLFGTGVVERLGNQIKAEEADIVMINGQLSPIQQRNLEREWKCKVIDRTGLILEIFADRARTREGRLQVQLALLSYQKSRLVRTWTHLERQRGGRGFLAGPGERQIEIDRRLIGDKLAKLRRELEEVKRTRELHREARRRVPYPIVALVGYTNAGKSTLFNQLTVSDVFAEDMLFATLDPTMRGLELPSGRKVILSDTVGFVSDLPHDLVAAFRATLEEVLEADLIVHVRDASSHEAEAQKLDVLEVLKALGLQKAIDGEELVEALNKCDQLEGEDLTAVQEYSSRNANTIAISAIKGTNCDALLALIEDRLTEDMPIFEVLVPYSDGKALARLYEQGEVLKRLDGENGISVQVRIDDSRVGRFEDWCAKSGFDPHLV encoded by the coding sequence TTGATCCGAGCCAGCCTGCGGACGAAGAAAATAGCTGACGAATCTCTGACTGCGGGGGCTAACGGCGAAGATGACAGCCCCCGGGTCCTCGTTTTCCATCCGGAACTTAAACGTGCGGATCAGGCTGGATCCTGGCGCGACGCGTCGTCGCGACTGGAAGAAGCCGTCAGCCTGACCGGCGCACTGGATTTTGATGTAGTGGGCGCAGATGTTGTGCCCATTGCGAAAACACGACCGGCAACCCTGTTCGGGACTGGTGTGGTCGAGCGTCTGGGCAATCAGATCAAAGCCGAAGAAGCCGACATTGTTATGATCAATGGTCAGCTTTCCCCGATCCAGCAGCGTAATCTGGAGCGTGAATGGAAATGCAAGGTCATCGACCGGACGGGCCTTATCCTCGAAATCTTTGCCGACCGTGCGCGCACCCGCGAGGGGCGATTGCAGGTTCAACTGGCGTTGCTAAGCTATCAGAAGTCTCGTCTGGTTCGGACATGGACACACCTTGAACGTCAGCGCGGCGGTCGTGGCTTCCTTGCCGGTCCGGGTGAACGTCAGATCGAAATCGACCGTCGATTGATTGGAGACAAGCTCGCAAAGCTCCGCCGCGAACTGGAAGAAGTCAAACGGACGCGTGAACTTCACCGCGAAGCGCGCCGTCGGGTCCCTTATCCGATTGTGGCGCTTGTCGGGTACACCAACGCAGGAAAATCAACACTGTTCAATCAATTAACGGTGTCTGATGTTTTTGCCGAAGACATGTTGTTTGCAACGCTTGATCCGACCATGCGTGGATTGGAGCTGCCAAGCGGTCGAAAGGTCATCCTGTCTGATACCGTGGGATTCGTTTCGGACCTGCCTCATGATCTTGTGGCCGCATTCCGGGCCACGCTTGAAGAAGTTCTTGAAGCCGATCTGATCGTGCATGTTCGCGACGCGTCTTCGCACGAAGCGGAGGCCCAAAAGCTTGATGTTCTTGAAGTTCTTAAAGCATTGGGACTGCAAAAAGCGATTGATGGCGAAGAACTGGTAGAAGCGCTGAATAAATGCGATCAGCTTGAAGGCGAAGACCTGACAGCGGTACAGGAATATTCATCGCGAAACGCCAACACAATCGCGATTTCCGCGATCAAAGGCACGAACTGCGATGCCTTGCTGGCATTGATCGAAGATCGTCTAACCGAGGATATGCCGATTTTCGAAGTGCTTGTTCCTTATTCGGACGGAAAGGCACTGGCACGGCTGTATGAGCAAGGAGAAGTCCTGAAGCGTCTGGATGGTGAGAATGGTATTTCGGTGCAGGTTCGCATTGATGATAGTCGCGTCGGTCGTTTTGAAGACTGGTGTGCAAAATCCGGGTTCGATCCTCACCTCGTATAG
- the hfq gene encoding RNA chaperone Hfq, whose translation MAEKSQNVQDVFLNYCRKNKTPVTVFLVNGVKLQGIITWFDNFSVLLRRDAHTQLVYKHAISTVMPTTPIKLFDPSQPADEENS comes from the coding sequence ATGGCGGAAAAATCACAAAATGTTCAGGACGTATTCCTGAATTATTGCCGTAAAAACAAAACGCCGGTTACCGTGTTTCTGGTCAACGGAGTCAAATTGCAGGGCATCATTACCTGGTTTGACAATTTCTCAGTTTTGCTGCGGCGCGATGCTCACACCCAGCTCGTTTACAAACATGCGATTTCGACAGTAATGCCGACGACGCCGATTAAACTGTTTGATCCGAGCCAGCCTGCGGACGAAGAAAATAGCTGA